In one Thermaerobacter sp. PB12/4term genomic region, the following are encoded:
- a CDS encoding ABC-ATPase domain-containing protein, producing the protein MHPNPTRSRDDLRQLLARIDGRPYPAYKDIAGTYDFGAFTLAIDHVQGDPFAAPSRLRVIMAPARIQLPDWAATTALRRTATADWLLRRFHRATGMAAARRGSGKSGLITVDRPGQEILPRTACVVFPGRVEVRFFAGLPAAGRRILGRQAMEMLCVDIPRLVEGSLVLKAADQRDLERHIAVAEDQAALRSALAERRLVAFVGDGSILPRESGVSDRPLRGPRVIPFTAPDSLAVELDTPHRGKVRGLGIPRGVTLIVGGGYHGKSTLLRALARGVYDHIPGDGRELVVTDPTAIKIRAEDGRRIEQVDISPFIRNLPFDADTRRFSTDEASGSTSQAANIMEALELGARVLLIDEDTSATNFMIRDRRMQALVSKDREPITPFIDRVRALYRDRGVSSILVVGGAGDYLDVADTVIRMDAYRAQDATAEAREVAARFPTGRIAEDPGPFPPVPERVPLPSSLDPRRGNKVKIRAHGTDEITFGFEEIDLSAVEQLVDPSQTRAVGAMIRYMTGRYLDGRRTLREALEALYAELDEHGLDRVSPFPTPAGDLALPRLFEVGAAINRLRSLRVEVRGPAVGEDSRGHTS; encoded by the coding sequence GTGCACCCGAACCCAACCCGCTCCCGTGACGATCTGCGCCAGCTGCTGGCCCGCATCGACGGCCGGCCCTATCCGGCCTACAAGGACATCGCCGGAACCTACGACTTCGGTGCCTTCACCCTGGCCATCGACCACGTCCAGGGCGACCCTTTCGCCGCCCCCTCGCGGCTTCGCGTCATCATGGCGCCGGCGCGCATACAGCTGCCGGACTGGGCCGCCACCACGGCCCTTCGCCGCACCGCCACCGCGGACTGGCTGCTGCGCCGGTTCCACCGCGCCACGGGCATGGCCGCTGCCCGCCGCGGCAGCGGCAAGAGCGGCCTCATTACCGTCGACCGCCCGGGCCAGGAGATCCTGCCCCGCACCGCCTGCGTGGTCTTCCCCGGGCGGGTGGAGGTCCGCTTCTTCGCGGGGCTGCCGGCCGCCGGACGGCGCATTCTGGGCCGGCAGGCCATGGAGATGCTCTGCGTGGACATCCCCCGGCTGGTGGAAGGGTCCCTGGTGCTCAAAGCCGCCGACCAGCGGGACCTGGAGCGCCACATCGCCGTGGCCGAGGACCAGGCGGCCCTGCGGTCCGCCCTGGCCGAACGCCGGCTGGTGGCCTTCGTCGGCGACGGCTCCATCCTGCCCCGGGAAAGCGGGGTCAGCGACCGGCCCTTGCGCGGGCCGCGGGTGATCCCCTTCACCGCGCCCGATTCCCTGGCCGTCGAGCTGGACACCCCCCACCGGGGCAAGGTGCGCGGCCTGGGCATCCCCCGGGGCGTGACGCTGATCGTGGGCGGCGGCTACCACGGCAAGTCCACCCTGCTGCGCGCCCTGGCCCGGGGCGTCTACGACCACATCCCCGGCGACGGCCGGGAACTGGTGGTGACGGACCCGACCGCGATCAAGATCCGCGCCGAGGACGGCCGCCGCATCGAGCAGGTCGACATCAGCCCGTTCATCCGCAACCTGCCCTTCGACGCCGACACCCGGCGCTTCTCCACCGACGAAGCCTCGGGCAGCACCAGCCAGGCGGCCAACATCATGGAGGCCCTGGAGCTGGGCGCCCGGGTCCTGCTCATCGACGAGGACACCAGCGCGACGAACTTCATGATCCGCGACCGGCGCATGCAGGCCCTGGTCAGCAAGGACCGCGAGCCCATCACGCCCTTCATCGACCGGGTGCGGGCGCTCTACCGCGACCGGGGCGTCTCCAGCATCCTGGTGGTGGGTGGCGCCGGCGACTACCTGGACGTGGCCGACACGGTGATCCGGATGGATGCCTACCGGGCCCAGGACGCCACGGCCGAAGCCCGCGAGGTGGCGGCCCGCTTCCCCACGGGCCGCATCGCGGAAGACCCCGGCCCCTTCCCGCCCGTCCCCGAGCGGGTCCCCCTGCCCTCGAGCCTCGATCCGCGCCGGGGCAACAAGGTCAAGATCCGCGCCCACGGCACCGACGAGATCACCTTCGGCTTCGAGGAGATCGATCTGAGCGCCGTCGAGCAGCTGGTGGACCCCTCCCAGACCCGGGCGGTGGGCGCCATGATCCGGTACATGACAGGCCGCTACCTGGACGGCCGGCGCACCCTGCGGGAGGCTCTGGAGGCCCTGTACGCCGAGCTGGACGAACACGGCCTGGACCGCGTCTCCCCCTTCCCCACCCCGGCGGGCGACCTGGCCCTGCCGCGGCTGTTCGAAGTGGGAGCGGCCATCAACCGCCTGCGTTCCCTGCGGGTGGAGGTGCGCGGGCCGGCGGTTGGCGAGGACTCCCGCGGACATACTTCCTAG
- the fmdA gene encoding formamidase, which translates to MGRPLIEVDPTRPVEEQREVLQNRWHPDIPAIAEVRPGETFVVECLDWTGGQVRNDDDASDIRDMDLTPNHHLTGPIAVRGAEPGDLLVVDILDLGPHRKMPWGYTGIFARNNGGGFLTDHFPEAHKAIWDFQGVYAVSRHVPGVKIPAIPHPGILGTAPSHALLQQWNERERKLIAKNPHRVPPLALPPEPRNAILGALKPGTPEYERIAREGARTIPPRENGGNRDIKNLTRGARAYLPVYVPGAKLTVGDLHFTQGDGEITFCGAIEMAGWIELHVDLIKDGMNKYGIRHPLFEPSPIEPRFTRYLVFEGYSVDEEGEQYYLDPHVAYRRACLEAVQYLKGFGYTGEEAYTILGAAPVEGRISAIVDIPNACCTLWLPTDIFEFDIRPNAQGPVPRVQGGRLARAH; encoded by the coding sequence ATGGGACGGCCCCTGATCGAGGTGGATCCGACCCGCCCGGTGGAAGAACAGAGGGAGGTCTTGCAGAACCGCTGGCATCCGGACATTCCGGCCATCGCAGAGGTTCGTCCGGGCGAGACGTTCGTGGTCGAGTGCTTGGATTGGACCGGCGGGCAAGTCCGCAATGACGACGATGCCTCGGACATTCGGGACATGGATCTCACGCCGAATCACCACTTGACGGGACCCATCGCTGTCCGCGGCGCCGAACCCGGCGACCTGCTTGTCGTCGACATTCTGGATCTCGGGCCCCACCGCAAGATGCCATGGGGTTACACCGGGATCTTTGCCCGCAACAACGGGGGAGGGTTCTTGACGGACCATTTCCCGGAGGCGCACAAAGCCATCTGGGATTTCCAAGGCGTCTACGCCGTCTCCCGTCATGTGCCGGGCGTCAAGATCCCTGCCATTCCCCACCCGGGGATCTTGGGTACCGCACCTTCTCACGCGTTGCTGCAGCAATGGAACGAGCGGGAGAGGAAGTTGATCGCGAAAAATCCCCATCGTGTACCCCCCTTGGCGCTGCCACCGGAACCGCGCAATGCGATCCTCGGTGCCCTCAAGCCGGGCACGCCCGAGTATGAACGGATTGCCCGGGAAGGTGCACGCACCATTCCTCCGCGGGAGAACGGAGGGAATCGGGATATCAAGAACCTGACCCGGGGCGCCCGTGCCTATCTGCCGGTGTATGTTCCCGGGGCCAAACTGACGGTGGGCGATCTCCACTTTACCCAGGGCGACGGCGAGATCACGTTCTGCGGCGCCATCGAGATGGCGGGCTGGATCGAGCTCCACGTGGACCTGATTAAGGACGGGATGAACAAATACGGCATACGGCACCCGCTGTTCGAGCCAAGCCCCATCGAGCCCCGGTTCACGCGCTACCTCGTCTTCGAGGGGTATTCGGTGGACGAAGAGGGGGAGCAGTACTATCTCGATCCCCACGTTGCCTATCGCCGAGCGTGCCTGGAAGCGGTCCAGTACTTGAAGGGGTTCGGGTATACCGGCGAAGAGGCCTACACCATCCTGGGTGCCGCGCCGGTTGAAGGACGCATCAGCGCCATCGTCGACATCCCGAACGCTTGCTGCACCTTGTGGCTGCCCACCGACATCTTCGAGTTCGACATCCGGCCCAACGCCCAGGGGCCGGTCCCCCGGGTCCAAGGCGGGCGGCTGGCCCGGGCCCACTGA
- a CDS encoding MFS transporter has product MKGALGYLVLLSLAHLVTDLNQGGMPALLPQVKESYGLTYAQLGVVMLVLNITSSLIQPVFGYWSDKRPQGWLVVAGPLLAALGLGLVGYARSYEGVLLAAILCGIGIALFHPEGARAARGVSGGQRATAMSIFSVGGNLGFALGPVAASMVVGLWGPEGLGWLVLPAVVLAAAMVAALPGMKRLEQEAALHEAARRAAAAAGPAGNRHGAPAGDRQGRPQPPQGGSSGAGETNWLAELLLIGVVGTRSWLQFGVLTLMPFLYLEKAGPDGVSTGVLLFVFLVAGAVGTLVGGPLADRIGTRRVLLGSMAVLIPLHWGLVHGPAWATLPLLAATGFALVATFSITLVMSQDFMPRYVAVASGLNTGFSIGLGGIGAAALGALADRWGLETTLSVMVLLPVTGLLLTLLVPVPERDRRQRQLEAAGRPRPAET; this is encoded by the coding sequence TTGAAGGGTGCGCTGGGGTATCTGGTGCTCCTGAGCCTTGCCCACCTGGTGACCGACCTGAACCAGGGCGGCATGCCCGCCCTGCTGCCCCAGGTGAAGGAGAGCTACGGCCTCACCTACGCTCAGCTCGGCGTCGTCATGCTGGTGCTCAACATCACCTCCTCGCTCATCCAGCCGGTCTTCGGATACTGGAGCGACAAGCGGCCCCAGGGGTGGCTGGTGGTGGCGGGACCCCTGCTGGCGGCGCTGGGGTTGGGGCTGGTGGGATACGCCCGCAGCTATGAGGGCGTGCTGCTGGCGGCCATCCTGTGCGGTATCGGCATCGCCCTCTTCCACCCCGAGGGGGCGCGGGCGGCCCGGGGCGTGTCGGGAGGCCAGCGCGCCACGGCCATGTCGATCTTTTCCGTGGGCGGCAACCTGGGGTTTGCCCTGGGGCCTGTGGCGGCGTCGATGGTCGTTGGCCTGTGGGGGCCCGAGGGGCTGGGATGGCTGGTTCTACCGGCCGTGGTGCTGGCTGCGGCCATGGTGGCCGCCCTGCCCGGGATGAAGCGGCTGGAGCAGGAGGCAGCCCTGCACGAGGCGGCCCGGCGGGCGGCAGCCGCGGCGGGACCCGCCGGCAACCGCCATGGGGCGCCCGCCGGAGATCGGCAGGGCCGGCCCCAGCCGCCTCAGGGCGGGTCATCCGGAGCCGGGGAGACCAACTGGCTGGCCGAACTGCTGCTCATCGGGGTGGTCGGCACGCGCTCGTGGCTGCAGTTCGGCGTCCTCACCCTGATGCCGTTCCTGTACCTGGAAAAGGCGGGGCCGGATGGGGTGTCCACGGGCGTTCTGCTTTTCGTCTTTCTCGTCGCGGGGGCGGTGGGGACCCTGGTGGGTGGGCCCCTGGCGGACCGCATCGGTACGCGGAGGGTACTGCTCGGTTCCATGGCCGTGCTGATCCCGCTGCACTGGGGCCTGGTGCACGGGCCGGCGTGGGCCACGCTGCCGCTGCTGGCGGCCACCGGATTTGCCCTGGTGGCCACCTTCAGCATCACCCTGGTGATGAGCCAGGACTTCATGCCGCGCTACGTGGCGGTGGCCTCGGGGCTCAACACCGGCTTCTCCATCGGCCTCGGGGGCATCGGCGCCGCGGCCCTGGGCGCCCTGGCGGACCGGTGGGGGCTGGAGACGACCCTGTCCGTCATGGTGCTGCTGCCGGTCACCGGACTCTTGCTGACCCTCCTGGTGCCGGTGCCCGAGCGGGACCGCCGGCAGCGGCAGCTGGAGGCTGCGGGCCGGCCGCGGCCGGCGGAGACGTAG
- a CDS encoding metal ABC transporter ATP-binding protein has product MVELEAIHFAYGTEPVLENVSLVVRRGEFLGLVGPNGSGKTTLLRILLGLQAPTRGRVRLFGEDIAAFRQWWRVGYVPQRPAALAGGFPATVEEVVATGLAAGGRGRAGSGSSPAGPPPPRSPREALALVGMEHLAHRPIGRLSGGQQQRVFLARALVSRPELLVLDEPLEGVDAATQERFYGLVRRLREQEGLTVIMVSHDIGVVSTEVSTLACLNRRLFFHGAPERLEPGAMAELYGFPVTTVDHRH; this is encoded by the coding sequence GTGGTGGAACTCGAGGCGATCCATTTCGCCTACGGTACGGAACCTGTGCTGGAGAACGTGTCGCTGGTGGTGCGGCGGGGCGAGTTTCTCGGCCTGGTGGGACCCAACGGTTCGGGGAAGACCACCCTCTTGCGCATCCTGCTGGGCCTCCAGGCGCCCACTCGGGGGCGGGTGCGCCTCTTCGGCGAGGACATCGCCGCCTTTCGCCAGTGGTGGCGGGTGGGCTACGTCCCCCAGCGCCCGGCGGCCCTGGCCGGCGGCTTCCCCGCCACGGTGGAGGAAGTGGTGGCCACCGGGCTGGCGGCGGGTGGCCGTGGCCGGGCCGGCTCCGGCAGTAGCCCCGCCGGACCGCCACCGCCCCGCTCCCCCCGGGAGGCCCTGGCCCTGGTGGGGATGGAGCACCTAGCCCACCGGCCCATCGGCCGGCTTTCCGGCGGGCAGCAGCAGCGGGTCTTCCTGGCCCGGGCCCTGGTCAGCCGCCCGGAGCTTCTGGTGCTGGACGAACCCCTGGAGGGGGTGGATGCGGCCACCCAGGAGCGGTTCTACGGTCTGGTGCGGCGGCTGCGGGAGCAGGAGGGGCTGACGGTCATCATGGTGTCCCATGACATCGGCGTCGTCAGTACCGAGGTCAGCACCCTGGCCTGCCTCAACCGGCGCCTGTTCTTCCACGGGGCGCCGGAAAGGCTGGAGCCCGGTGCCATGGCGGAGCTGTACGGCTTCCCGGTGACCACCGTCGACCACCGCCATTAG
- a CDS encoding copper chaperone PCu(A)C: MVRSLRNVMRFRFLVLAGAVAIVLGALAGCGGQAGSTRQPAPGGGAEQAGGPGVTITDAWVRAAAEGDMSAAYFTVTNQGKSAVRLTGVSTGVAGEAEVHESVQEGNTVRMQPVAAVEIPAGGRVTFAPGGYHVMLMDLKQALHPGDRVDLTLVFEGGLEVPVTAEVRDAAGTGAGGGEHSGGH; the protein is encoded by the coding sequence ATGGTGCGATCGTTGCGGAACGTCATGCGCTTTCGCTTTCTGGTGCTCGCCGGCGCCGTGGCCATCGTCCTCGGCGCCCTGGCAGGCTGCGGCGGCCAGGCCGGGTCGACCCGGCAACCTGCGCCCGGTGGCGGTGCCGAGCAGGCCGGCGGGCCCGGGGTGACGATCACCGATGCCTGGGTACGGGCGGCCGCTGAGGGTGACATGTCGGCGGCTTATTTCACCGTGACGAACCAGGGCAAATCCGCGGTCCGCCTCACCGGCGTGAGCACCGGCGTCGCGGGCGAGGCGGAGGTTCACGAGAGCGTGCAGGAAGGGAACACGGTGCGCATGCAGCCCGTCGCTGCCGTGGAGATCCCGGCCGGCGGCCGCGTCACCTTCGCCCCCGGCGGATACCACGTGATGCTCATGGACCTGAAGCAGGCCCTGCATCCCGGGGACCGGGTCGACCTGACCCTGGTCTTCGAGGGCGGCCTGGAGGTGCCGGTGACCGCGGAGGTCCGGGACGCGGCCGGCACGGGCGCCGGTGGAGGGGAGCATTCGGGAGGGCACTGA
- a CDS encoding metal ABC transporter solute-binding protein, Zn/Mn family, which yields MPAARGARRGRGQRLLLVALLLILVVAAGCGRPQGPAGSQRDGGEAGAAGDRLPVAVTFYPLEFMTRFIGGDRVAVTPLIPAGADAHHWEPRPADVRAVAAARVFIYNGAGLEPWVPRLLAAAGRSDLVRVEATAGLPLVPAGTATAVLDGGVAEPGAGGAGEGGRGGDAGGETGGHGDHGTHEEGRAAPGDDHGDAHGRPGAGGEPLPGGAPDPHVWLDPALAAQQAQAIARGLAQADPQHRAEYLRRGEELAGRLNDLAAGYRRLGTCPRRELVITHAFLTYPAHRYGLVQVPLYGLSAESEPGPRQLAAVAAFIRQRRVPYILVEPGRTGGAAATLARETGAQLLEIHPLEALTSADRQAGRDFLDLLQQNLVSLRQALGCDGS from the coding sequence GTGCCCGCAGCGAGAGGTGCCCGGCGGGGCCGGGGGCAGCGCCTCCTGCTGGTGGCACTTCTCCTGATCCTGGTGGTGGCGGCGGGCTGTGGAAGGCCGCAGGGGCCGGCTGGGTCCCAGCGCGACGGCGGAGAGGCCGGTGCGGCGGGGGACCGGCTGCCGGTGGCGGTGACGTTCTACCCCCTGGAGTTCATGACCCGGTTCATCGGTGGCGACCGGGTGGCGGTCACGCCCCTGATCCCGGCGGGGGCCGACGCCCACCACTGGGAACCGCGGCCGGCCGACGTCCGGGCCGTGGCGGCGGCGCGGGTCTTCATTTACAACGGGGCGGGGCTTGAGCCCTGGGTGCCCCGCCTGCTGGCGGCCGCCGGCCGGTCCGACCTGGTCCGGGTCGAGGCGACGGCGGGGCTTCCCCTGGTGCCTGCCGGAACGGCCACCGCGGTGCTGGACGGCGGCGTTGCCGAACCCGGTGCGGGCGGGGCCGGTGAGGGCGGCCGCGGCGGGGATGCGGGCGGCGAAACCGGCGGCCATGGCGACCATGGTACCCACGAGGAGGGCCGTGCCGCCCCGGGCGACGACCACGGCGACGCCCATGGCCGGCCGGGGGCTGGGGGCGAGCCGTTGCCCGGCGGCGCACCCGACCCCCACGTCTGGCTGGATCCGGCCCTGGCCGCCCAGCAGGCGCAGGCCATCGCCCGGGGCCTGGCCCAGGCCGATCCGCAGCACCGGGCGGAGTACCTGCGGCGGGGCGAGGAACTGGCCGGCCGGCTGAACGATCTGGCCGCCGGTTACCGCCGGCTGGGGACCTGCCCGCGGCGGGAACTGGTGATCACCCACGCCTTCCTGACCTACCCCGCCCATCGCTACGGCCTGGTGCAGGTGCCCCTCTACGGGCTGTCGGCGGAGAGCGAGCCGGGCCCGCGGCAGCTGGCGGCGGTGGCTGCGTTCATCCGGCAGCGGCGGGTGCCCTACATCCTGGTCGAACCCGGCCGCACCGGCGGGGCCGCGGCGACCCTGGCCAGGGAAACCGGGGCCCAGCTGCTGGAGATCCATCCCCTGGAGGCGCTGACGAGCGCCGACCGCCAGGCGGGCCGCGACTTTCTCGACCTGCTGCAGCAAAACCTGGTGAGCCTGCGGCAGGCGCTGGGGTGTGACGGCAGCTAG
- a CDS encoding Hsp20/alpha crystallin family protein, with translation MRTDLDRWSWPAPAGRGLSSWREMFWRPWDFWRAFDGEADWAFGQRPSVDVTDAGDKVVVEAEMPGVEPEDIQLDVYEDRVVIRSETRRETRNEGDGYYLMERRFGRFHRVVPLPERVNPEGAQARCRNGVLRVEIPKLQDQGRGRRVPVTGA, from the coding sequence ATGCGCACCGACCTGGACCGCTGGTCGTGGCCCGCGCCTGCCGGCCGCGGCCTGAGCAGCTGGCGTGAGATGTTCTGGCGCCCGTGGGATTTCTGGCGCGCATTTGATGGCGAGGCGGACTGGGCCTTCGGCCAGCGCCCTTCCGTGGACGTCACCGACGCCGGGGACAAGGTGGTCGTTGAAGCGGAGATGCCAGGGGTCGAGCCGGAGGATATCCAGCTGGACGTCTACGAAGACCGGGTGGTGATCCGCTCCGAGACCCGGCGCGAGACCCGCAACGAGGGCGACGGCTACTATCTGATGGAGCGGCGCTTCGGCCGGTTCCACCGGGTGGTGCCGCTGCCGGAGCGGGTCAACCCCGAGGGGGCGCAGGCCCGCTGCCGGAACGGCGTGCTGCGGGTCGAGATCCCCAAGTTACAGGATCAGGGGCGCGGGCGGCGCGTGCCGGTGACCGGGGCGTAG
- a CDS encoding SCO family protein, whose protein sequence is MRRRWWLALAGLAVVAVVALVVLQTGAGWDPRPNGPATPAPEPAAGPGDSKGEGGFRGMTLLDPQPAPDFTLPAADGSTFRLADQRGKIVLLFFGYTYCPDVCPATLAVWRELADRLRDDADSVRMVFVTVDPERDTPERLREHLPQFGRHIVGLTGTREQLRPVWDAYGVKPERIELPESSMKYAVAHPAQVYLIDQEGRQRLLYPLGFTAEDIEADIRLLLAQGN, encoded by the coding sequence ATGCGCAGGCGATGGTGGCTTGCACTCGCTGGCCTGGCGGTGGTCGCCGTCGTGGCCCTGGTGGTGCTGCAAACGGGAGCCGGCTGGGATCCGCGCCCCAATGGCCCCGCGACTCCGGCCCCCGAGCCGGCGGCCGGCCCGGGCGACAGCAAGGGCGAGGGCGGCTTTCGCGGCATGACCCTGCTCGATCCGCAGCCGGCCCCCGATTTCACGCTGCCGGCGGCCGATGGTTCGACCTTCCGCCTGGCCGATCAGCGCGGCAAGATCGTTCTGCTCTTCTTCGGCTACACCTACTGTCCTGACGTCTGTCCGGCCACCCTGGCCGTATGGCGGGAGCTGGCGGACCGCTTGCGGGACGATGCTGACAGCGTCCGTATGGTGTTCGTCACCGTCGACCCCGAGCGGGATACGCCCGAGCGGCTGCGGGAGCACCTGCCCCAGTTCGGCCGGCACATCGTCGGCCTGACGGGGACGCGGGAGCAACTGCGGCCCGTGTGGGATGCTTACGGCGTGAAGCCCGAGCGCATCGAGCTGCCTGAGAGCTCCATGAAGTACGCGGTGGCCCACCCGGCCCAGGTGTACCTGATCGACCAGGAAGGGCGCCAGCGCCTCCTCTATCCCCTGGGCTTCACCGCCGAGGACATCGAGGCGGACATCCGGTTGCTGCTGGCGCAGGGGAATTGA
- a CDS encoding metal ABC transporter permease: MAGLTGLVGMVQSLAGMFQYDFMVRALVAGTLVGLLAPVVGLFLVLRRLSLMGDALAHVALAGLAGGLWLGVYPTGAALGLAAAAGAAMEALRARYRRHGELAVAITLSTAVALAAVFFSLGGTAGLDLFAYLFGSVLTVAPADVTLIGALTVVVLAVVAALYRDLLAVTLDEQLAQVAGLPVGALNALFTMMAAAGVAASMRVVGVLLVSSLMVLPVAASLQVARSFRGALGLAVVFAQAAVWVGLSTAYWMNLPPGATVVLAAVVVLLGTLVARRVWPELGPA, translated from the coding sequence GTGGCCGGGCTGACCGGCCTGGTGGGGATGGTTCAGAGTCTGGCGGGGATGTTTCAGTACGACTTCATGGTCCGCGCCCTGGTGGCCGGGACCCTGGTGGGCCTGCTGGCGCCGGTGGTCGGGCTCTTCCTTGTGCTGCGGCGCCTCTCGCTGATGGGCGATGCTCTGGCCCACGTGGCCCTGGCGGGGCTGGCCGGGGGACTCTGGCTGGGGGTGTACCCCACCGGCGCGGCCCTGGGCCTGGCGGCCGCGGCCGGCGCGGCCATGGAGGCCTTGCGCGCCCGGTACCGGCGGCACGGCGAGCTGGCAGTGGCCATCACCCTGTCGACGGCGGTCGCCCTGGCGGCCGTGTTCTTCAGCCTGGGAGGGACGGCGGGCCTGGATCTCTTCGCCTACCTGTTCGGCAGCGTGCTGACCGTCGCCCCGGCGGACGTGACGCTGATCGGCGCCCTGACCGTGGTGGTGCTGGCGGTGGTGGCCGCGCTCTACCGGGACCTGCTGGCCGTCACCCTGGACGAGCAACTGGCGCAGGTGGCGGGCCTGCCTGTGGGCGCGCTCAACGCCCTCTTCACCATGATGGCGGCGGCCGGAGTGGCGGCCAGCATGCGGGTGGTGGGCGTGCTGCTGGTCTCGTCCCTGATGGTCCTGCCCGTGGCGGCCAGCCTGCAGGTGGCCCGGAGCTTTCGCGGCGCACTGGGGCTCGCCGTGGTCTTCGCCCAGGCCGCCGTCTGGGTGGGGCTCAGCACGGCCTACTGGATGAACCTGCCCCCCGGCGCCACGGTGGTGCTGGCGGCGGTGGTGGTGCTGCTGGGCACCCTAGTGGCCAGGCGGGTCTGGCCCGAGCTGGGGCCGGCGTGA